GCGATGTCAAGGATTAGTTACATGTGTATTAATTAACCTCAAAGTGACTGACATGACTGTGCGAGCTGCGAATGAAGTTGTAGCTTATATACGACAGTGTATATAGAATACAATGAAAGATTAATGGTTTCGGATGATTTATTAATGTGAATTCGACTGACCGttttgtttatatgaaaaataacagAGCTTTAATCGTAGCTAATCTTAGCGTATCGTAGCTTGTTTATTTACTGAAAGTTAAAGCAAAACGcagaagaattacatgcttatctgaaaaaagaaatagttgattgttgaaagaattagtatcattttgattttaaggtgacgtgtatacttgtcgaacgcagttaactcgTTAATACGGAATCACCATTGAACCAATTGCACCAATGTAAACACCCCTAAATGTCATTGTAAATTTCAATTCCCAATTTCCATCACAATTCTCAAATCAATCCAAACTCACCCCTTCATCCCAACCTTCAAAACCTCAGCCAGAGTCGACCTCAGCTTCTCCATCTCCAGGCAAATTTCATTCCAGGTGCCTTCCATGACGATATGCACCAACGAAGTGATCTCCTCGGGGCCGGGTGACATCCTCGTGTCATCTGTCGTCTCCATCGGTACCCCGGGAGCAGCTGGAGTGCTGCTGCTGGTGCTCGAAAATGTGATCCCCGGTCGCGGACTACTCGGCACAAAGGGGCTGAAGCCAGCCACTCGAGTCGCACCTGTCGTGCTAATACCCGGCGCCATTGTGGCCTGAGCCGGAGTTTCAGTAACGTTCAGCATACGCCGAGAATCTTTGGAATCCGTTGTAAACGACTCTTCCGTCCTCCCAGTGACACCTGCATCATCCTCACTCACGGTAGTCCAAGAATCCGTCGCGCTACTCGTTTTCTGCCCCTCATCCTCCCTCGTCGAGCTCTGACTAGTCTCTTCCTCAATAACATTCGTCTGAGTCGTAACATCATCCCTAGCCCCTAAATTCGTCGTCGATATAGGAACCGTCGTCTGCTCAGTGGTCGATGCACTCAATCTCTCCTCATTATCAGTAGTCTCCGTTTCATCGATCAAAGAACTCTCAGTAACCGCTGCAATCTTCACTGTCGACGTCTCATTCAGGGAATTCTTACCAAATAGATCCTGCACCGTGGGCACAGTCGTGGTTTCACTAGGAGACCCGTGAACATCGGAAGACACCGTTTCCTCGGTAACATTTGGATTAAAGAAAGTAGTTGTCTCAGAGAGCCCGACGAATTCATATTCTATCGTCGTCGTCGAGGGTACGGGGCTATCATCAGAACTGAAAGAACCAGTGACACCGGAAGGGATTTCATTTGTACCATTCGTATCCGGGGTGTCAGGTGTTTCGGtgacattttttaatgtatcgACGGTGGTAGGTGGTTCGGTGATGTTATCAGGTATCTTCACAGTGGTGATCTCTAAGTTGGTAGCAATGGTAGTGTCTTCTTCGGAAGAGTTCTTTTTGACCAAAGGGTACTCGGTGGCGAGTTCCGTGGCGTTTAGAGTCGATCGGATTAACAGCGAGCTTTCAGCGTTTGTCTGAACGTCGGCAACGTTCAACCCGTCCTCCGTTTGCGTCGCTGGGCCGGATGTGGTTCGGTCGCCGGTTCCGCGGAAAGGCGGCTCGTAAGTTCGTTTATCGGCGCTCTCCGGTTTTACGCTGACTTCCGTTATTCCGTTCCCGGTCATGTCGAAGTTCCCGCTCCCAGTAATCGCGTCGCGACCTTCGCTCCATCGCGGAACATCATTTCCGCTGGTCGAGGACTTCCCCTCGGCCGTCGCCGGATCGATAGATCCGACCGACCGATTCGTCGGCCGCGCTTCGTCTGACGTCGACGGTGACACCGTGGTCGTAGCCACTGACGGACGAAGCGGAGTTGTCGAAACTGTCGAGGAATCATTGCTAGACTTTTCATAGTACGTAGGCCTGAACTGCTGGATGCTATTCTCTAAAACGTCGGAAGCCTCTGTAACTATGAACTTTTCATCTGGTTGACCCCTGACGATCGTATTCTCCAGTGCTGAAGCTTCTTCGGTTGTAGCGTCGACCACTTGATTGCTAGCATTATGAGCTTCTTCTTTCGTGGATGATTTCATGTAAGGATAAGGCTTTTGCTCTGCTAGCTTCTCAGAGCTAATGTTCTTCTTCGAAAATGCTACGTCGATTTTCGAAGTTGTTGTGGGTTTCGTGTCTAGATTCGGGAATTCATTTATCCCTGAAAAGGCGATGGTCCTGCCTCTAGGAACAGGGCTAGAAGCGTCTTGAGTTGCTAAAGCTTCAGTCTGATTTGATTTATCGGTTGCAGCTTCCATCAGTTTCTGCTGATTCTTCTCGTCGATCAGCTCATGCGTTTCGATCGCGATTTTTTCGGATTTAGGAGGATCGTGTAGCGATTCGTTTGGACTTAGCGAATGATTAAACTCATCTAGAGATCTCGTTGAATTCTGAGATTGCTGCGCTTCAATCCTTTCAACTGCCACTTCGGTCGCGTTGCCGACAACTTCCACGTCCTCTTTAGGATCCCTCGGTTTCTGAGTTATGGCACTGTCTTTGGAGATAAAGTTAGTGGCGTTCTCGATAGCACTCGACTGCCCTCCTGAGACCGTTCCCGAGTTTTTTTCCGTCGAGGTCTTGTAATGGCGACTGTAGTTGACGTACGTGTCGTTGATTAACGAGATAGGCTCGCTGCTCTCTTTATTCTCATCCGTTTCCTTTAGGTCAGGTACCTCGACGTTCTTCGTCGGGCTCAAGTCTTCTGTTTTCTTCAGCCTCTCTTGAAGCTTCTCCGATGAAAGAGTTTTATGCGTGGTCGATCTATCTTCAACATTTTTCCCCTCCAGTTTGGAAATCTCGGATTCGTTTGAAGATGTTCCTTTTTCTGTAATAGTTTCATGTTCTTCTTTGGACGTAGACGATTCGTTCGTTTTGTTTTTGTCATGATGACCGACGTCGGGAATCGTCTCATTTGTCTTTTCGTCGGATTTCGACTCTTCCAACGCGGGTTTTGTGGTTGCAACGATCAAATCGTTCGTCCTGGATAATCTGTTCGACTCTTCGGAGATTGTTTTCGTGCTGGAACTCTTCCCCGAAGTTCCATAAAGAGTTTCATCATACTTCGAGCTTGCGTTGTTCGAATCCGAGGACCAGTCGACTTCGTTCCGTGGTCTTGCCCCTTGCCCCTCGAACTCTCTGTCAATCGGAGTTGGCACTTTCTCTTCGTCCTCTGTTTTGGCATCATTGGCAAGCTTGCTGAACGCTGACTCTGCATCGTTTTTACTCGCATTCTGCGAGCTGATTGATTTTCTATCGCTGTCCACTGAGGCGAATTCTAGCGTTTCGTCTCTTGAAGGTATCTTGTTCAATATCGTTTTGTTCTTTGCAGCTACCGACGCATTCGAAGCGAGGATTTCGTCGAGGACTGAAGACGAACCTATTATCGTGTCCGCTGTTACGGTGGTGAAGAGCAGCAGGAACGTACCTGGAACGTGAGTGACGGCAAGCTTTTTAAACATTCCAAATAGTGTATGTGAAGTGGTGATCGTTATTATTCACTGTTAATattttgcactcgggaggcgactTTCAGTCGACATTTGATTGGAAGCAccaaaataaagttttataatttaatattgaatattgaatgttatatttcataatattagtaatattaaataaatttaatattaaattctgtataacctattaaaaagtgaaatgttgaaataaaatggttCTGTACCGTAATTATTATGCaagattttcctttatcttaatTCCGAAAAgtatcgatatttcattaatgaaattattttctaaaacatGATGAATACATATGGtggaaaatattgttgaatgcaaagagttaatatcgtGTCTACTAGAATTTTATTAACGCACTGTTCATACTGGCACAGAAATGAATCCCTTTTTGCTAATAATatcaatagaaaatgttatgCTTTTGTTCTTTACACtaacaaaatttcttaaaaGAAGCTCACATTGTTTACGAGGCATATCCGTTCTCCGATGTTCCTGTTATTCTTACCTGTTCCATTATCCTCGGGCACACCATTCATAGATAATAACGCCTAATAAATTGCGCAACTGTGCGCAAGCAACTTTCCCTTACACAATAAATTCTTGAAACTAatgtattactatattatataaaataggcCGCGGTCGAGAGGTGTCACGATAATAAcgagaagaaaatgaaactgcCGAGTGATGTGAAAGTAGAAATACTTATATTTACGTCGAGATCCGAGATATGTATCAAATAAAGTTACGAGACAGACTGCAGTTAAAGTTTATCTGGGAATTGCACATCCTGAACAACTTTCACGCGGAAAAATTCGGTTCAAGTGAACATGTCCAAACCGGAAGTACCTTGATAatctattttgtttagatttttcATGAGAAAACTTTGCATATAATTTCTCTATGACTGTGAAAGATCGAATACTGGAAAATATTAGATTCTTTTTTctgaaaattctataattttctaatcAATATTGATATCAGTCTGAAATAtcatgaaattgatatttaattaatagttttatcaaaattatacatattactatgcatgaatttttattcacaaTATCTTACTTATCATGATTATACTACTGTATGCATTTCTTATGTTCattggattaaccctttgcactccgagtgtCTTCTACACTTCCTTctcgataattttgtattgttttaagtgtttcgtttgaaatcgatttcaaaagaaattagtTGGGTTAGATAATAGGGAACATTTCTATTCTTTACAccaatattattgaaaattgtataataatataattttaaaatgtaccAATAGAGAAGCACACTTTTGAATAAACCTGATATCGAATCATATTCGACAcaggaatgcaaagggttaaagctgaacctatagtaataaaataaaatacatgttGGTTTTCAATTTaaagacaaatttcaaaaataaatggaCACTGCTGCATCAcctttctctattttttcttttacggAGGTAACCGATTTGCCCAATGAGTAGCACAGATATCAGGTCGCATCACCATAAAATAGAAACGCGACACATCACCAAACGAAATTCATACTGAACATCGAACTTGCATTAAAAAACTCATAAATTGAATTTCCAACAATGCTGAACACAATTTCGTTATCAATAGTATTCGCATAGCTCCGATTCCTCGCGAGATATTCCAGCATTCTCATTCAGATGTGAAACCTTCCAGATCTTATGGGCATCAGAGAAAAAAGTAATGCACGGTCGTCGAACGAATCGATCGCCGGCAACAACGTTTAGTTTCCACAGTAAGACAGAATAAAACTGAACAGAGTGTAGATGAAGCTTTTAATGGACCTAAAAACCGGTTGCCTGAGAATTACTCAGCCGGCTTTATGGCGATTCATGAGATTCTATGATATAGTTCGTCGCGCATACTACGTTGCAACGGGCGCAAAAATGCATATGGATCACCGTGTGTGCTCTCGTGCCACTGAATGTTAAACAGACCTCGGAATTATGCAGAAGATTTAAGTATGCACACCTGATCTCTCGCCTATGCGGTCGAGTTACGTGTGAATGCGTGCGATTGTATAAACTTCTGTCCCAAGTGTGAACCGATCGTCGCAGCGGAGCGATTAAACTGAATATGGATCAATCCGATACATAacacttctttttttatatttcagtttacttTGTGGTGTTCACATTAACATCGCATAAAGTCATTAGTGACTATTAACATTTGAATACATTACTTGAATGGCTCACTTGTCAAATCAATTAACTCCGTAAAACACACAGCggagaaaagtgatgcaataggtctacaatgattttcaaaatttccgtttaaatataaaattaaataatcattatcgAATGTAGTTTACTTCGTTATTACACGTGTAGCTTCAATCTAAAGagtatgtaaaatgtataaagtagTGTAACTCCGAAGTAATTCTTATTATTACTGCAAGTTTTGCAGTagaattttgttatttcgtggtaTTACACtcaataataaggaaatttatttttaatatgaaaagtcaATAACCAATGAAGcgttttaacgataaaatcttgAAAAAGCCAAGAAGcgaagttaatcgatttgacaAGTGAGTCAGTCActtgttatttaataatacttaatgcataatacaagattttcggAACAGACATgacttaattataatgaactcaGGAGGTTAATTTGTCTGATAAACTTAAGCACACTCTGGATATCGGTAGGATCATTCAAGTTCATCTTCACATCagatttaatgttacagttgTTTCTATTAGAAGAGAAACGGGGTCAATACGTgagatttattttgttattattgataataattagaaatgaaatagaAGTATCTAGAACAACGAGTCACAATTACTCTAAAATTATCTGTTCATTTTATccgatttaatttaatgaaattattatattgtgatTTATAGTATACgtaataatgaatttcattttattctggTACCATTTTTCAACTTTCACGTACGTCTAATTGACATTCCATGCGCAGGAACATATTCATAAATCATAATTATGGCAGAGACCATTTTTTTCTACTCTATCTTGGTTTAtttgaaagttaaaaaattgtattcgttCAAAACTGGAAAACAGGAAATACTGCTGTTGTAATGTATTGTTTGATCGTGTCTGAAACTTTTATTTGCGTTGTTTGGAGAGACGTTTGTTTAGTTTTTGACCACTGGAATCACGTCTCACGCGCGTGAATGCAATCTCAAGCaagaagtttcaaaaattttacattcgTCGTTTTGTTCAATTCTGTGGGATAAAATATTGTATCTACTATTATAATTGTAAGTATAATATAGATACTTTTATTTCGTCACCATCAGAGATTGTTTTTAACTAAGATAAATGTACTAATAACTAACTACTTAAGGcaaaaaaacatattaaataaatacagctatattactattatttaaaaaatattaagtaaatatttatatttatatttatgtttatgtatatatttgtatttatatttatatttatatttatatttatatttatatttatatttatatttatatttatatttatatttatatttatatttatatttatatttatatttatatttatatttatatttatatttatatttatatttatatttatatttatatttatatttatatttatatttatatttatatttatatttatatttatatttatatttattatcctTATAGTCCAGTAATTGGTACATTTACCctaactattataaaattaagtacACACGGATGATTCCAATTGACGTGGTTAAAAAAGCAGATGTTGCATTCTCTTTAGAAGAAGTGATGATTGGAAATGTTGCGGCAGAAACGGTAGCTGGTTTCAGGGATCAGGTAGAACTATTCTTATAGAAACTTTTTTTACACATTTTGCAGGTAAAGGATCTACGAATCTAGGAAAATATCCAAGGTAAGGCGAATGGAATATTTATTCCCACGTGCTGACCCTCtgcttgtttttctttttaatacgaGACGCTACGTGTTTGCTTGACGTTTTAGAACGACGCCAAATCGAGTCAAACTTTGTATGCacgattatatttttgtatttttatgtaattcagTAATATCCTTTGTTTACTAGATCTAAACCATGAATTTACATTGGTTATTGAATACTTCAGAGAAAATTCTGATCATTtctttaagaaaaatgtattttataacagGAAACGTTTAATATAAAGATTTTGGAATTTATTTCAGCAGTTGATCTTAGAAAGGAGGTTATAATGAACAAGAACAATACAATCATTTGTCTTCGAAGAATCATTACGCAGCTGTGTCTATAATCGGTGACCATATCCGCTGTAATACATTGCAAAATACACGTCCATTGATGttgtacacaattttaaatattcaagtagtatttgttattatagaattgattatgtatttaatatgttatttgaatgattaaaaatgcgtctatttgcaaataaaatttctatataatttaaaattataccgTAATAAATATGTCATTAATATATTGTGTAAAAAaacattattgaaataaattaaagaaaattatttagataAGTACATGAAACAGATAATTTACTgcaaataatgattaattattgttcGAGTAAAGTCatcgaataacaaaaatttattcacCTAATTATCTTGGACGAGTATTTACctaattgaaacaatttaagAGAACCTACGACATTAGAATAATTCTCAATGATCCGTTTCATCATCCTCTTATCTTGATTCTAGGTAGAATTCAATAAAGACCTCAATTCTTCAAATCGATTCAATATTGCAGTGCATTGAAATATCTGCCATCAAATCAGCTATTGTCCAAGTTATTATACGTGAATACAGATAAGCTTAAAAtgcgaataataattatacatatattggtATATTCtaattacgaaatatttatattcatccaTTACGAATTACGAAAAAAGTTTTTGttcatttaagaaaaatatcttGTGTTCTTTTTTAATCTCGCATAGATATAATAACTGAAAAATACTTGTTTAatacgattttttaaaatttatgattACTTTTAGTTTTTATAACTAAAAGTGATTTTATACACAGTCGAATAGGGATTTAATATCAACGCAAATTCTAACCTTCTAATCTGATGGTCAATAATCACttttacttaattaaattaaattcgtaataataaatgaaaaaagtagCAACTTTTAGATTTCAGCGATCGAGACTAGGAATGTTTcttcagaaaattataaaatgttactcaaaatgttacaaaatagcAGAATTATTGGCTAGGAaactgaaaaagaaacgaattaatCTTTTTTATCCATCGCAGGATAGAAACCGTCTAATTTTCTGTTACACATTTACATAATTCCATTAACTACCGATGGGAAAATTGAATGTTACAGGAAAGTGATTAAACGAACGAGTCTGCATATTCTGTTAAATTGTCTACAACatgtaaataagaaattcaCTTGTAGGATATTACAAAGagtatgaaataatttaagaatcatTTCGATGGGAACATTGAACCGCGTGTACCATATTCGAGAAAGAATTCCGCTTTCTAATTCCTTAATTGATCCAATTCCGCGGTTTGAATTTCTTACGAAGTTACCAGTTTGGAACGAATCATCCGGTAATAATATGGATTCGGTTGGCAAGACCAGATTACAAGAAACTTTCAATTTCGATCCCAGAGGACTGAACGGATACCGGAAACTTTCGTTCTCGATACTATGGTTTTGAACGTCGATCTTTCGTGTAATGAAAAAATCGTGCGCGCACATCTTTCGGCATCTCCATGGTTTTGGTTTAGAATTATATGGTTTATTTTTTtagtattaatgatttattttttcttactaCCACtggttaattttttttattattaatggctCATTTTGTACCATCATgagtttgttatttatttcatttttatatccgTCACTAAAATTAACCCTatctaacactaggtttacggaacgtatCAGTTCGACGCATATCGAATTTATTAAACATCATTTAGTGAACGTTTACATGGATTTTCATTGTTGCGATTGCACGAATACGTGAAAACTTTAATCGTATACtcttaaatccctaatttccaaaatctaaatgaatgaacATTCATTCTTTTAGAAAGCACAGAATAAActttacaataaatgtccgtaaacctagtggtAAGCAAACATTAGTGTTGCAATACTTTTgctaaaattctttatttttgaaacaaaaaatcgaagtactagtgttaatgaaatggAAATTCAATGTAAGTCAGATTTTCAAGGGAACGAagcaattttaacaattttcaggGACCCAAAGCAATTCTgtcaaattttcacgagaataAAGCAATTTtggacaaattttaatttatgtacgtctTTAATTGACAAGATATTACACAAAAAGTTTTATATCAATCctcgtaataaaaaaaatattgttgttttattttgacACAAATAATGAATcctttgtacaattttatacaaaaatatttatattatataacatttattaatttgatataaaacaacaatattttataccttTTTTTTAGTGTGAAGCATTCGAGGACTTCATTTTTTGAGAAAGAATTTAGAaacttattttgtaataatttatgcaACATGGTTCCTTAATTACATGTTAAACTATGTATCATATATACAGTATATGATGTGGTGAAATGATTTATAACGCAACTAATAATTTCCTGGTATTTCAGTATGTAACATCGTGCAATAAAAATGACTGTACACATACTTTTAAGAAATGCtgcatatttaacaataatacttGATTAATATTCAGAATTTCAGTTACTGTTGTAATgttttgcaaatattaaatagttttaacacAAAAGTATCAGAAAATggcaatttaaataaacaagtaTCTTCTAAAAGTATTTCATGTCCTATTGTCTCGTGTCATTTGAATTTATGTAACATTTGAGTGCTATCGAGTTCTTGTAACTTTGTTAAAGATAAATACATTAATCTTTTCTACACGCTCTGTCGATTTGGaattataattgcaaaattTCTAAGcataagcaaaataaattgcCATACATTTGACCTGACAGGTGTGAAATAATAGTGATACATATCAAAGTCTTTCTATTTTCTGTTCTTGAGCAATTAACTACATAGGTACGTGAATACCTGTTTCCTTCCTATTAATAGGATTAGAGTGTGAAAAGAAGAGAtcatgaaactataaaaaagtgaaCTAATATTTGTTACTTCTATCTGATTAAAAAAGAGTTCatgcaatgaaaataaaacgcATATATAAAGGAATCTATTCACATTAATTATGTATCTAATGTTTCATATGACATATTgtaatgaattaaaagaaaataattaaaaattcatctttTTCAGAAAGTACACTAGTACATACATAATACTAtgcaataaatgtttatatcttatgtaattgaatttcacatttgacaaaattttatttatatttatattaatatctatGTAATCtcaaataactaaataactgcGTTTTGTTTGAACAAAATAATAAGTTACTGTGGAATCGATATCAAAATaagatataattacaatatagattttaatatccatattaaaaatataacattaaatgtctaatatatttgaaaacaattcttATTTGTCGCTTTACTTTATACGTATCTCACGTattattatagattaaaataaatcCTATAATTCATCAATTACAATTAAACACTTCATTGATCAGTTGGATTAGTTATATCACTATAGAATTGGAAATATCGCATTCCAGTACAACCAAaattatcagtatcaattatccAAATAAAccgcaattttttaaattacctaAAGAAATAAggctttaaataaaacatttgttaATCCTGCCGAAACTAACTATTTCATAAATTCCATAAACCGTTACAATTATATCCTTAACAAGCAGTGAATGAACACAATTTGTATTATTCAAGAACGAATGCACATTACACGTGTGGTGCAAACGTGAAATCAATGAGATGTAATGTATCGTGTGATCGCGAAAGTAAAACTTGGGAAAAAGTTATTCTGCTTTTCCACGGGAGTAAGTGGATTCTTGAGTGCATCAAACGATGTAACGTTCAGGGGAACGATAAATCTGTATTGTCAAGACAAGTGTTACGGTTAAGTTACAGTCCGGTACAGTGCAGTAACTCTAACAGTACTTCGTGCCAGCACAGTTCGTGCAGTCTCCTCGATTGGCAATCTTCGGATCACGGTATCGCCACGGAACAGGATGCAATGGAGACTTCAATGCTCTCTTCAACGGAAACCTACTTATGCAAATATATACTTCTCGTAGTTACATTCGCGTCGAAGTTATGACGAAACGTTCCtttatagtaatttaatttatagattatttatttataataaaaatatttattcacaagaattagtaatttaatttatagagcattcatttataataatattcaattacgagagttagtaatttaatttatatgttattagcttatgataaaaatatttattcacaagaattggtaatttaatttatagactacttatttataagaatattatttatttataggaaTGACTGATTATTTCTGCAATTGCTTGCATTTTgggaaaagtaaataatattatcaaaaatttagAGCAATGTTTGAATATACAAAATGCAGCATATGAAGATATCTACGGCAGTGTGTTTTGAATACTATGAGGTCACAAAACATTCTTtacttatgaaatattaaaatcaataagGCCATACAGCAAACAACAAAAAATCTATACGTATATTCcttattagaaattagaaattacataaaacattaATTACAGAGATCGTAAAACATCAGTTAATAAACATtgctttcattataaaataattaaacttagaataatttgtataaaaatataatagcgTACTTGTACTTATTACTgtatttgtattaattacaGATTAAAGAAGTAATTGATGTAATACTTGATAATTGGTGTCTATGTAATAAATCTCTACTGTACCATAAAACATtatgaatatgtatattaaaatctaaatcaatataagtacatatatgtatatgtatgtatatagtaaaataaattactattttatCGACCatctgaaaatatgaatattgcATAATAACCACTGTTTATTCAAATGTATGAATGCTAAATATTAATTGTCGATATCACCGATGCTTGCACATTTTTAGTTTAGACAGATTCTAAAAGTAAAATAAGGGttgataatgaatttaaaataaaaactgcatTCGGTTCAGTGCCTGCCTTGTTGACCTACTTCCACCAACCGAGCAggattttgatttaattgataattgaatttttttc
This is a stretch of genomic DNA from Nomia melanderi isolate GNS246 chromosome 1, iyNomMela1, whole genome shotgun sequence. It encodes these proteins:
- the LOC116428647 gene encoding uncharacterized protein LOC116428647 isoform X3; the encoded protein is MNGVPEDNGTGTFLLLFTTVTADTIIGSSSVLDEILASNASVAAKNKTILNKIPSRDETLEFASVDSDRKSISSQNASKNDAESAFSKLANDAKTEDEEKVPTPIDREFEGQGARPRNEVDWSSDSNNASSKYDETLYGTSGKSSSTKTISEESNRLSRTNDLIVATTKPALEESKSDEKTNETIPDVGHHDKNKTNESSTSKEEHETITEKGTSSNESEISKLEGKNVEDRSTTHKTLSSEKLQERLKKTEDLSPTKNVEVPDLKETDENKESSEPISLINDTYVNYSRHYKTSTEKNSGTVSGGQSSAIENATNFISKDSAITQKPRDPKEDVEVVGNATEVAVERIEAQQSQNSTRSLDEFNHSLSPNESLHDPPKSEKIAIETHELIDEKNQQKLMEAATDKSNQTEALATQDASSPVPRGRTIAFSGINEFPNLDTKPTTTSKIDVAFSKKNISSEKLAEQKPYPYMKSSTKEEAHNASNQVVDATTEEASALENTIVRGQPDEKFIVTEASDVLENSIQQFRPTYYEKSSNDSSTVSTTPLRPSVATTTVSPSTSDEARPTNRSVGSIDPATAEGKSSTSGNDVPRWSEGRDAITGSGNFDMTGNGITEVSVKPESADKRTYEPPFRGTGDRTTSGPATQTEDGLNVADVQTNAESSLLIRSTLNATELATEYPLVKKNSSEEDTTIATNLEITTVKIPDNITEPPTTVDTLKNVTETPDTPDTNGTNEIPSGVTGSFSSDDSPVPSTTTIEYEFVGLSETTTFFNPNVTEETVSSDVHGSPSETTTVPTVQDLFGKNSLNETSTVKIAAVTESSLIDETETTDNEERLSASTTEQTTVPISTTNLGARDDVTTQTNVIEEETSQSSTREDEGQKTSSATDSWTTVSEDDAGVTGRTEESFTTDSKDSRRMLNVTETPAQATMAPGISTTGATRVAGFSPFVPSSPRPGITFSSTSSSTPAAPGVPMETTDDTRMSPGPEEITSLVHIVMEGTWNEICLEMEKLRSTLAEVLKVGMKGSVSDKQIMFHRQPRLCPEVASSTPTTSDIPLTSILVYVVDENGKFDSTMTNSLPTLYQDVKDTVKFPIAIHSFRLETIPDSGNAIAVVVVSVVAFICLLLLAGLLFIMRKRQTRFNYGERCRPVSLDAYSVDSVSAYNSVRRKGVARSSKRSYGNPTFEDSSAIPSHPLNFAGLSSFCNDVNAINEEFSGIPQVSAKIDELPAGAEVKNRYANVIPLPETRVPLQKINNDSLTEYINASYVRGPKNAMRYYIACQAPMELTVTDFWRMIWEQQCKVIIMLTDLVENGVEKCTEYIPPSEITDCHRLYGDFQVTLKKRETKEKYAISTLHLKNLENNTFREVYHIWYLWPVNGAQSDGAGLIAVLLEARALQRGGPGPIVVHCSPGTGRTGTLIALDLGIRQYEITRTVDVPRVVYTIRRDRAGAVQTKEQYAFIYKALNLYATKLAGGVLDST